In Candidatus Vesicomyosocius okutanii, one DNA window encodes the following:
- the ccoO gene encoding cytochrome-c oxidase, cbb3-type subunit II: MVNRNVKESLQVKLEKNIFGMYLFMALSVSLAGIVEIVPLFTNPEAVKDEVIVADGSTKSLLWLRSKGQSLSDWKPGDGVRPLTALELAGRDIYQREGCYLCHSQMIRPFRDEKERYGHFSLAVESIYDHPFQWGSKRTGPDLARLGGKYSDEWHILHLRHPQAVVPESVMPKYRFLENALVDGDVISTHMSGLSKVGVPYTKEDIVQAPAFVKGKNEMDAMVAYLQSLGNMIKFEDGVTYRE; this comes from the coding sequence ATGGTAAATAGAAACGTAAAAGAGAGTTTACAGGTTAAATTAGAGAAGAATATTTTTGGCATGTATTTGTTTATGGCTCTATCAGTATCATTAGCTGGTATTGTAGAAATTGTTCCTTTATTTACCAATCCTGAAGCGGTTAAGGACGAAGTGATTGTAGCTGATGGGAGTACAAAAAGTTTATTATGGCTTCGTTCTAAAGGTCAAAGTTTGTCTGATTGGAAGCCTGGTGATGGTGTAAGGCCTTTAACTGCTTTAGAATTAGCGGGTCGTGATATTTATCAGCGTGAAGGTTGTTATTTATGTCACTCACAAATGATACGTCCATTTAGAGATGAGAAAGAACGTTATGGCCATTTTTCTTTAGCGGTGGAGTCAATATATGATCACCCATTTCAGTGGGGATCTAAAAGAACAGGCCCTGATTTAGCGCGACTTGGTGGTAAATATTCTGATGAATGGCATATTTTGCATTTACGTCATCCACAAGCAGTTGTACCAGAATCAGTCATGCCAAAATATCGTTTTTTAGAAAATGCTTTGGTCGATGGTGATGTAATCTCTACACACATGAGCGGTTTATCTAAAGTTGGTGTGCCTTATACAAAGGAAGATATTGTACAAGCTCCAGCCTTCGTTAAGGGAAAGAATGAAATGGATGCAATGGTAGCTTATTTGCAATCATTAGGAAATATGATCAAATTTGAAGACGGCGTGACTTACAGAGAGTAA
- a CDS encoding aspartate carbamoyltransferase catalytic subunit yields MKKNLISNHIQLNDSGKLIHLLGLEGLSKQHLTHILDKADSLIDTSGNLKKSKALDDMSIANLFFEPSTRTRNTFEIAAMRSSANVINVDLANSALKKNEDLLDTMRTLKAMQIDMFVIRHKQNGLPHHVAKYLEGVSILNAGDGINAHPTQALLDMLSIRQHKKTFENLSVAIVGDIIHSRVAHSGIQALKTLGTTDIRLIAPKILQYNSEPCSEVSCFDDIEPGLKDCDVVIVLRLQKERMIEANIPNEQEYFNNFGLTPKRLALTKSDAIVMHPGPINRGVEIDSIVADGNQSIILQQVTDGIAIRMAVMQILANKS; encoded by the coding sequence ATGAAAAAAAATTTGATTAGTAACCATATTCAACTAAACGACTCTGGTAAATTAATTCATCTATTAGGACTTGAGGGTCTTTCCAAACAACATTTAACTCATATTCTTGATAAGGCTGATAGCTTAATTGATACCTCTGGCAACTTAAAAAAATCCAAAGCACTTGATGATATGTCCATTGCTAATTTATTCTTTGAACCATCAACACGAACACGCAACACATTTGAAATTGCTGCAATGAGAAGTAGTGCCAATGTTATTAACGTTGACCTTGCTAACTCAGCACTCAAAAAAAATGAAGACTTACTTGATACCATGCGAACACTTAAAGCCATGCAAATTGACATGTTTGTAATTCGCCACAAACAAAATGGCTTACCACACCATGTAGCAAAATACCTAGAAGGTGTCTCCATTCTAAACGCAGGTGACGGTATTAACGCTCACCCAACCCAAGCACTACTTGATATGCTAAGTATTCGCCAACACAAAAAAACATTTGAAAACTTATCAGTTGCTATTGTAGGTGATATTATTCATTCACGTGTGGCACACTCTGGTATTCAAGCACTTAAAACTCTAGGAACGACTGATATCCGTCTTATTGCTCCAAAAATCTTACAATACAATTCAGAACCTTGTTCAGAAGTCAGTTGTTTTGATGATATTGAACCAGGACTTAAAGATTGCGATGTAGTGATAGTATTAAGATTACAAAAAGAACGTATGATTGAGGCTAATATCCCTAATGAACAAGAATACTTTAATAATTTTGGACTCACGCCAAAACGTCTAGCACTAACAAAATCAGATGCTATTGTTATGCATCCAGGTCCAATTAATCGTGGCGTTGAAATTGACTCAATTGTAGCTGATGGCAATCAATCAATCATATTGCAACAAGTTACTGATGGTATTGCAATACGTATGGCAGTCATGCAAATTCTTGCTAACAAATCATGA
- a CDS encoding DNA translocase FtsK codes for MKKNKKISTKRYQQKPRTKIASEILFIFLSTIGLIFLSALVTYSANENPWSGNVTLIAPVANLAGVFGAYLSDISLSNLGYSAYLIPVSLIWLGWKIHKNTEQKKLKYLTIAIRFISLMTLITFSAAFLVQNFTDIGASGGYIGISIHRYFNVLFGSASLIIYLSIIMISFSIVSSSSWINIFSFTNNMLNNLLKKMRYIRTQVKTIKVSTPIKQSSTKTSILTEIKRSKEKPNKSFKKVISSNLFNTITITGLPNVDLLDEPTINTTGYSKEILEKMSRQVEVKLKDFGFDVLVTTVTPGPVVTQFELSLAPGIKVSQIINLNKDLARALLVKSVRIVDIIPGKPVIGLEIPNTQREIINLKEIFSSENFIKSDSALTLGLGKDINGIPIITNLTKMPHLLVAGATGMGKSIGLNTMILSVLFKAKPEEVRIIMIDPKIVELACYAGIPHLLTPVVTDMNQAASALYWCVNEMERRYSLLAKFGVRHIEGFNKKIKKSKNKKEPLFYPLFNQNTTNESKTTTELEALPMIMIVIDEYADMLGTLAQEDRTKAKRVEALIIRLAQKSRAAGIHIIIATQRPSVDVITGLIKSNIPTRIAFKVSSKVDSRTILDQSGAEQLLGMGDMLYMKPGMSHLIRVHGAFVDDGEIERVVNFLKDNHETNYLDDILNINSKSNNLQDLNKISNISCELDVLYNKAVKIVTLSQRASISSLQRRMRIGYNRAALIIEDMEANGIVSSMNSAGNRKVLAPIPITTND; via the coding sequence TTGAAAAAGAATAAAAAAATAAGTACAAAAAGATACCAACAAAAACCTCGTACTAAAATAGCTAGTGAAATACTATTTATTTTTTTAAGTACCATAGGTCTTATTTTTTTATCCGCATTAGTGACTTATTCTGCTAATGAAAACCCTTGGTCAGGTAACGTTACTCTAATTGCACCAGTTGCTAACCTTGCTGGTGTATTTGGTGCATATTTAAGCGATATCTCTTTATCTAATTTAGGTTATAGTGCCTATTTAATACCAGTCTCACTAATATGGTTAGGATGGAAAATCCACAAAAACACTGAACAGAAAAAGTTAAAATACTTAACAATTGCTATTCGTTTTATTTCACTAATGACACTAATTACTTTTAGTGCTGCATTTTTAGTTCAAAACTTTACAGATATAGGCGCATCTGGTGGCTATATTGGTATTAGTATACATCGTTATTTTAATGTTTTATTTGGTTCTGCATCACTAATTATTTATCTCAGTATTATAATGATTAGTTTTAGCATTGTCAGTAGTTCTTCATGGATTAATATTTTCTCCTTTACTAATAATATGTTAAATAATCTTCTTAAAAAAATGCGTTATATTAGAACACAAGTTAAAACTATAAAAGTTTCTACCCCCATTAAACAATCAAGTACTAAAACTAGCATACTTACCGAAATAAAAAGAAGCAAGGAAAAACCAAATAAAAGTTTTAAAAAAGTTATTTCCTCTAATCTATTTAATACGATAACCATAACTGGTTTGCCAAATGTAGACTTACTTGATGAACCAACTATCAACACCACTGGATACTCTAAAGAAATACTAGAAAAAATGTCACGCCAAGTTGAAGTAAAACTTAAAGATTTTGGTTTTGATGTTTTAGTTACCACAGTCACCCCTGGTCCTGTCGTCACTCAATTTGAACTTTCACTTGCTCCTGGCATTAAAGTTAGTCAAATTATAAATCTTAATAAAGACTTAGCACGTGCTTTATTAGTTAAAAGTGTACGTATTGTTGATATTATCCCCGGAAAACCTGTTATTGGCTTAGAAATCCCAAATACACAACGTGAAATCATCAATCTTAAAGAAATTTTTTCTTCTGAAAATTTTATTAAATCTGACTCTGCCTTAACCCTAGGTCTAGGTAAAGATATTAACGGTATTCCAATTATTACCAATCTAACAAAAATGCCACACTTGCTCGTTGCTGGTGCAACCGGTATGGGCAAATCAATTGGACTAAATACAATGATCCTAAGTGTGCTCTTCAAAGCTAAACCAGAAGAAGTACGTATTATTATGATTGACCCTAAAATTGTTGAACTAGCTTGTTATGCTGGCATTCCACACTTGCTCACACCTGTTGTAACAGATATGAACCAAGCAGCTTCTGCCTTGTACTGGTGTGTTAATGAAATGGAACGTCGTTATTCATTATTGGCTAAATTTGGAGTGCGCCATATTGAAGGCTTTAATAAAAAGATAAAAAAATCTAAAAATAAGAAAGAACCTTTATTTTATCCGTTATTTAATCAAAATACTACTAATGAAAGTAAAACAACAACTGAGTTAGAAGCATTACCTATGATTATGATAGTTATTGATGAATATGCTGATATGCTTGGCACACTAGCCCAAGAAGATCGTACCAAAGCTAAACGTGTTGAGGCACTTATTATACGTTTAGCACAAAAATCACGAGCTGCAGGTATTCACATTATTATTGCCACACAACGTCCAAGTGTAGATGTTATTACTGGTCTAATCAAATCTAATATACCCACACGTATTGCTTTCAAAGTCTCTTCAAAAGTTGATTCACGCACCATTCTTGACCAAAGTGGTGCTGAACAATTACTCGGTATGGGTGATATGTTATATATGAAACCAGGTATGTCACACCTTATTCGCGTACATGGTGCCTTTGTTGACGATGGTGAGATTGAACGCGTGGTTAATTTTTTAAAAGATAACCATGAAACTAATTATCTAGATGATATTCTTAATATTAATAGTAAATCAAATAATCTACAAGACTTAAATAAAATATCAAACATATCATGTGAGCTTGATGTTTTATATAATAAAGCTGTGAAAATTGTAACTTTATCACAGCGTGCTTCAATTTCTAGCCTACAACGCCGTATGCGAATTGGTTACAACCGTGCAGCACTTATTATTGAAGACATGGAAGCTAATGGTATAGTAAGCAGTATGAATAGCGCTGGAAATCGCAAAGTATTAGCACCTATACCTATAACTACTAATGACTAA
- the ccoP gene encoding cytochrome-c oxidase, cbb3-type subunit III: protein MSEQKNSFPGENNTGHFWDEENDIRELNNPPPRWYMLALYMGTLAVIVYTFYYPTIPWFGEHNKGFASWTQISEMNESVAKLEIYREERFADIEKAIAEKSLEEIVLDDELRTYAIKTSKVLFGDNCSACHGAAGQGNIGFPVLADDDWLYGGKLEQISTSITSGRKGRMPARMLGISDAEASTLATFLIEIGKGKKGNSDLASKALYMNKGCIACHAPNMKGNQLLGSVNLSDGIYRFKADDQHASIVRIILHGVNQVNDPLTQDAVMPSFGHSSIINALQIKKLAIYVHQLGGGVSVK, encoded by the coding sequence ATGAGTGAACAGAAAAATTCTTTCCCAGGTGAAAATAATACAGGGCATTTTTGGGATGAAGAAAATGATATTAGAGAGCTAAATAATCCCCCGCCAAGATGGTATATGTTGGCATTATATATGGGTACACTTGCTGTTATAGTTTATACGTTTTACTATCCAACTATTCCTTGGTTTGGTGAGCATAATAAAGGTTTTGCTAGTTGGACACAAATTAGTGAAATGAATGAAAGCGTTGCTAAATTAGAGATTTATCGTGAAGAAAGGTTTGCTGATATTGAGAAAGCTATTGCTGAAAAATCATTAGAAGAAATTGTACTTGATGATGAATTAAGAACTTATGCTATTAAAACGTCTAAAGTATTATTTGGTGATAATTGTTCGGCTTGTCATGGTGCTGCTGGTCAAGGTAATATAGGTTTTCCTGTTTTAGCTGATGATGATTGGTTGTATGGAGGAAAATTAGAACAAATTAGTACTAGTATTACAAGTGGACGAAAAGGAAGAATGCCAGCACGTATGTTGGGTATTTCAGATGCTGAGGCTAGTACGTTAGCTACTTTCTTGATTGAAATAGGTAAAGGTAAAAAAGGAAATTCTGATCTTGCTTCTAAAGCACTATATATGAATAAAGGTTGTATTGCTTGTCATGCTCCTAATATGAAGGGCAATCAATTGTTAGGTAGTGTTAATTTAAGCGACGGTATTTATCGTTTTAAAGCAGATGATCAACATGCGTCAATTGTACGTATAATTCTACACGGTGTAAATCAAGTAAACGATCCATTAACACAAGACGCCGTTATGCCATCATTTGGCCATTCAAGTATTATCAATGCTTTGCAAATTAAAAAACTTGCTATTTATGTGCATCAATTAGGTGGTGGTGTTTCTGTTAAATAA
- a CDS encoding lytic murein transglycosylase → MINSANLPNSSMQASLILPMDYNGPAFLIYRNFHAILRWNRSILYVLFI, encoded by the coding sequence CGCTAATCTTCCCAACTCAAGTATGCAAGCATCTCTCATATTACCAATGGACTATAATGGCCCAGCATTTTTAATTTATCGAAATTTTCATGCTATTCTCAGGTGGAATCGCTCAATTTTATATGTACTATTTATCTGA
- the trxB gene encoding thioredoxin-disulfide reductase: MSENKHCKVLIIGSGPAGYSAAVYAARANLTPVVVSGMEQGGQLMNTTDVDNWPGDDAGVQGPDLMARMKKHAEYFDTQVINDTIISVNFVKRPFVLKGEIITYTADSVIIATGASARYLGLESEEEFKGKGVSACATCDGFFYRGKKVAVIGGGNTAVEEALFLSNIVDHVTIVHRKHKFSSEKILSDQLIEKARTGNITIEYNHNLDEVLGDVNGVTGIRLKNNNNKIKDIDVHGVFIAIGHTPNTAIFKGHLEMINDYIKVQSGTQGNATQTSIEGVFAAGDVSDYVYRQAITSAGSGCMSALDAERFLGE, encoded by the coding sequence ATGAGTGAAAATAAACATTGTAAGGTATTGATTATTGGTTCAGGTCCTGCTGGTTATTCTGCTGCAGTTTATGCAGCTAGAGCTAATCTTACTCCTGTTGTTGTGAGTGGTATGGAACAAGGTGGTCAGCTAATGAATACTACTGATGTGGATAACTGGCCTGGAGATGATGCTGGTGTTCAAGGTCCAGATTTAATGGCACGTATGAAAAAACATGCTGAGTATTTTGATACACAAGTTATTAATGATACTATCATATCAGTTAATTTTGTCAAACGCCCCTTTGTTTTAAAAGGTGAGATAATTACCTACACAGCAGATTCAGTGATTATTGCAACAGGTGCAAGTGCTCGTTATTTAGGTTTAGAATCAGAAGAAGAATTTAAAGGAAAAGGTGTATCTGCCTGTGCAACGTGTGATGGATTTTTTTATCGTGGGAAAAAAGTAGCTGTGATTGGTGGAGGTAATACAGCAGTTGAAGAAGCGTTGTTTTTGTCAAATATTGTTGATCATGTTACTATTGTTCATCGTAAGCATAAGTTTTCTTCTGAAAAGATTTTATCTGACCAGTTAATTGAAAAAGCAAGAACAGGAAATATCACTATTGAATATAATCATAACCTTGATGAGGTATTAGGTGATGTCAATGGAGTAACAGGGATTCGTTTAAAAAATAATAATAATAAGATAAAAGATATTGATGTGCATGGTGTATTTATTGCTATTGGTCATACACCTAATACAGCTATTTTTAAAGGTCATTTAGAAATGATAAATGACTATATTAAAGTTCAAAGTGGAACACAAGGTAATGCTACACAAACCAGTATAGAAGGTGTATTTGCAGCAGGTGATGTGTCAGATTATGTTTATCGTCAGGCTATTACTTCAGCTGGGTCTGGTTGTATGTCAGCGTTAGATGCTGAACGATTTTTAGGCGAATAA
- a CDS encoding CcoQ/FixQ family Cbb3-type cytochrome c oxidase assembly chaperone, whose amino-acid sequence MTLVDKFGAVIAVVIFLLLAISYFYAFRPKNKKKFEALRNFVNDKD is encoded by the coding sequence ATGACCTTGGTTGATAAATTTGGTGCTGTGATAGCAGTTGTTATATTTTTATTATTAGCAATTTCTTATTTTTACGCTTTTAGACCAAAAAATAAGAAAAAATTTGAAGCCTTGCGTAACTTTGTAAATGATAAAGATTGA
- a CDS encoding outer-membrane lipoprotein carrier protein LolA, with product MPNEQILLLNNTKLWLIDVELEQANLISTTNLTQTPLYWFINRPIDSNHIPQYIYTKDKINWYKTQQTNQLNFGLKDNMLKAISLNNKLNQTILLTFDSIIINPNIESNAFELNLKTGFDIQ from the coding sequence ATGCCAAATGAGCAAATACTACTGTTAAATAATACTAAACTGTGGCTAATTGATGTTGAATTAGAACAAGCTAATTTGATATCAACAACTAACTTAACACAAACTCCATTATATTGGTTTATTAATCGACCTATCGATAGCAATCATATACCCCAATATATATACACAAAAGATAAAATTAATTGGTATAAAACTCAACAAACTAACCAATTAAATTTTGGCCTAAAAGATAACATGCTGAAAGCCATTAGTCTTAATAATAAACTAAATCAAACAATTTTACTAACATTTGATTCAATAATTATTAATCCAAATATTGAATCAAATGCTTTTGAACTAAACCTTAAAACAGGGTTTGATATACAATAG
- the ruvX gene encoding Holliday junction resolvase RuvX produces the protein MNINTYLGFDIGTKRTGVAIANSLTMRATGIAVIKHHKDNSTNWVELDEVINSHNIKLFIVGLPFDKQGKEQIMTFIAKSFGKKLKNRYQIEVEFIDEYLSSNEAKKLLKYNHHHHNAQRGNVDKQSSQLILQTWLNEKKFD, from the coding sequence GTGAATATTAATACTTATTTAGGATTTGATATTGGCACTAAGAGAACTGGTGTTGCAATAGCCAATAGTTTAACCATGCGAGCAACAGGTATTGCGGTAATTAAACATCATAAAGACAATTCAACTAATTGGGTCGAACTTGATGAAGTTATTAATAGTCATAATATTAAGCTATTTATTGTTGGATTACCATTTGACAAACAAGGAAAAGAACAGATAATGACTTTTATTGCCAAATCATTCGGAAAAAAATTAAAAAATCGTTACCAAATTGAAGTCGAATTTATTGATGAATATTTATCCTCAAATGAAGCAAAAAAACTTCTAAAATACAATCATCATCATCACAATGCACAACGTGGTAATGTTGACAAACAATCATCACAATTAATATTACAAACATGGCTCAATGAAAAAAAATTTGATTAG
- a CDS encoding peptidoglycan-binding domain-containing protein, whose protein sequence is MLFSGGIAQFYMYYLSDRLIGLNQLFAKSITEPSLSNDNIKYIQNTLNKLGFNTGEPNGISGQKTRCTTRAYQKANKLPIDGYVGYQLLQQLQ, encoded by the coding sequence ATGCTATTCTCAGGTGGAATCGCTCAATTTTATATGTACTATTTATCTGATCGTTTAATAGGCTTAAATCAATTATTTGCGAAATCCATTACCGAACCTTCGCTTAGTAATGATAATATTAAATATATTCAAAACACGCTAAATAAACTAGGCTTTAATACAGGTGAACCTAATGGTATATCAGGACAAAAGACTCGTTGTACAACAAGAGCATACCAAAAAGCAAATAAATTACCGATTGATGGCTATGTTGGCTATCAATTATTACAACAACTACAGTGA